In Sinobacterium caligoides, the sequence AGCAAGCTCTGAACTCGTCGCCAGCAGCTCAGCCAAATCGACATCGACACCACAGCGGCCAGCAAAACTCATTTCCGCCAAAGTCGTCAACAAGCCACCGTCAGAACGATCGTGATACGCCGCGACTAGCTCAGCCTCCAACAACTGCTGCATCACCACAAAGAAGGCCCTCAAGTTGACGCCGCTATCGAGGTCAGCCGCTTCGCTACCCACCTGCTTATAAACCTGAGCCAAACAGGAACCACCGAGGCGATTCTTACCGGCACCGAGATCGACCAACAACAACGAACTATCACCAACGTCGCTACGCAGCTGCGGCGTCACTGTTTTACGCACATCCAGCACCGGCGCAAAGGCCGTAATCACCAACGACATAGGGGCCGTCACCGACTTATCTTCACCCTCTTGCTGCCAAGCGGTACGCATTGACATCGAGTCTTTGCCGACAGGAATGGTAATACCCAGCTCAGGGCATAACTCCATGCCCACAGCCTTAACCGTGTCATAGAGCTTTTCATCCTCACCGGGGTGACCTGCTGCGCACATCCAGTTGGCCGAGAGCTTAATATCTTTGATATCACCAATGCGCGTAGAGGCAATATTGGTAATCGCCTCTGCAATCGCCATGCGACCGGAGGCCGGACCGTCGATTAGCGCCAGAGGGGTACGCTCACCCATCGACATTGCCTCACCGGCATAGGTGTCAAAAGCCGCCGTAGTCACAGCACAGTCGGCCACCGGTACCTGCCACGGCCCTACCATTTGGTCACGATGCACCATACCCGTGATACTACGATCACCGATTGTGATCAGAAAGCTCTTTGAGGCAACCGTCGGCAGTGACAGCACACGATGTACCGCATCCTTCAAGGCAACCCCAGTAAAGTCTAACTCCGGCATATCGTAAGACTGGCGAACGATATCACGACTCATCTTCGGCGCCTTGCCGAATAGAACCGACATCGGCAGATCGACCGGCTTGTTATCAAAATGGCTATCACCCAGAGTGAGGTGATGCTCTTCTGTCGCCTCACCGACAACCGCATAAGGGCAACGCTCACGCTGACACAGTGCCTCGAAACGGGCCAAATCCTGCGGTTTAACCGCCAACACATAACGCTCTTGCGACTCATTACACCAGATCGCCAAGGGGGACATACCAGGTTCATCATTGGGCACATTACGCAGATCAAAAGCACCGCCACGACCGCCATCCTTCACAAGCTCAGGGAAGGCATTGGAAAGACCACCCGCACCCACATCGTGAATAAAGGCAATCGGGTTGGTGTCACCATAGGCCCAGCAACGATCGATAACCTCCTGACAACGGCGTTCTATTTCAGGATTTTGGCGCTGCACAGAGGCAAAATCTAGATCCTCACTCGAGGAACCCGAGGTCATCGAAGAGGCGGCACCGCCACCCAGGCCAATCTGCATCGCAGGCCCACCCAACACAATCAACTTACAACCAGCATCAAACTCAGGCTTGTCGACGTGATCTGCACGTATATTACCGTACCCGCCGGCCAGCATAATCGGCTTGTGGTAACCCCTAACCTCAACGCCAGCAGCGCCCGCCGCCTGCTCCTCAAAGGTACGGAAATAGCCACAGATATTAGGGCGTCCAAACTCATTATTAAACGCCGCGCCTCCGAGAGGACCCTCGGTCATAATGTCGAGCGCAGTCACAATTCTGTCGGGCTTACCGTAATCAGTCTCCCATGGCTGGACATTCCCCGGAATACGTAAGTTAGAAACGGTGTAGCCTGACAAGCCGACTTTCGGCTTAGAGCCGCGACCAACAGCCCCCTCATCACGAATCTCGCCACCACTACCAGTACCCGCCCCCGGGAACGGAGCAATCGCTGTTGGGTGATTATGAGTTTCGACTTTCATCAGGATGTGAATCGGCTCTTGACTGTAGCCGTAACTATTGTCCTCTGGATCCGAATAAAAGCGTCCCGCCTCGCTACCTGCAACGACGGCGGCGTTATCCGAATAGGCACTGAGCACATTCTCACCGCCGAGCTCATTGGTGTTCTTGATCATCTTGAACAGCGAGTGACTCTGCTGCTCACCATCGATCGTCCAATCAGCGTTAAAAATCTTGTGGCGACAGTGCTCTGAGTTTGCCTGAGCAAACATCATTAGCTCAACATCACTAGGGTTACGCCCCAACTCAATAAAGCTTTCAACCAAGTAATCAATTTCATCATCAGCTAGAGCCAGGCCCAACTGACGATTAGCAAGAACTAGCGCCTCGCGGCCTCCAACCAACACATCAACAGAAGTCATCGGCGCAGGCTGTTCTGCGACAAATAATTGTTGCGCCTGCTCAAATTCACCCAGTACTACCTCAACCATACGGTCGAACAGTAGCGCCTGCACAACCTGGCGCTGCTCTTCTGTTAAAGGCTCCGCCACTTGTAAATAGAAGGCCACACCACGCTCTAAACGTTTGACCTTAGCCAAGTCACAGTTGTGAGCAATATCTGTCGCCTTACTCGACCAAGGAGAGATGGTGCCCGGACGAGGCACCACAAGAAACAGCTCCCCCTCCGACTCACCATGGTCATCGCGCGGGCCGTAGCTCAACAATCTTTCGAGCAAGCGATGTTCGTCAGCATCGAGATCCGATGCGAGATCGGCAAAATGAATATACTCCGCACTGATCGCAGTGACCGTAGCCACCTGCTGTTGCACACGAGATAGTAACTTCTGAATACGAAACTCGGATAAGGCAGAACTGCCTGGCAGTATTAACATGTTACTCAACAACCCCTATATAGGATTTTTGCAAAATTAAGCACAGGACCCCCCCCATGCCTATGAATAAATTTTTTGTCGAAGCACTCATTGAGCACTACCGACCATCACGTGCGAACCCCATCAACGCTGAGGGGTATCGCCACGCAACTTCAGCTTTAACGCTTTCTTTGCCTCTCGACGATGACGAAAGAAGCGGCTGACCAACTCAGCACTCTCCTTCGCCATTATACCGCCTCTAACCTCGAGGCGATGATTTATATATGAGCTTTGCAATAATTTAGCCTGACTGACGACTACGCCGGCCTTTGGCTCTAGGGCACCATAGACCAAACACGCAATTCGTGAGTGAATAATCGCACCACTGCACATAGTACAAGGCTCAATCGTCACATAGAGCGTCGCTCCCGGTAATCGGTAATTGCCGGTATTCGCTGCCGCCTGACGCAGAGCAACAACCTCGGCATGGGCTGTTGGGTCACAGCTACCGATCGGGCTATTACTTCCCTCACCAATAACGCGCCCCGACTGCACGACCACAGCACCAACCGGCACCTCACCACGCTCCGCAGCCTGCGCCGCTAGAGCCAAGGCATAAGTCATCCAGCGCTGATCTTCAGCTGCTTGCTGAGTCAACTCATCACCGATTTCTACCGTCACAATACCTCTCACTCTCGCTGGGCAAAATAAAGAAGCCCGAGATCAATCGATCCAGGGCGATAATTTTATTCCCACTCAATCGTAGCCGGCGGCTTACTCGAGACATCGTAGGCAACACGCGACACCTTGGCGATCTCGTTGATAATACGACCCGATACCGTCTCCAACAACTCATACGGCAGGTGCGCCCAACGAGCAGTCATGAAATCAATCGTCTCAACGGCACGCAATGTAATAACGTATTCATAACGTCGCGCATCGCCCACCACACCAACAGACTTAACAGGCAGGAAGACAGCAAAAGCCTGGCTCGTCTTGTGATACCAACCAGAAGCATGCAGCTCTTCCATAAAGATCGCATCCGCCTCACGAAGAATATCAGCGTACTCTTTCTTCACCTCACCAAGGATACGAACACCGAGGCCCGGCCCAGGGAAGGGATGTCGATAGACCATGTCATAAGGCAAGCCTAGCTCTAGACCAACCTTACGCACCTCGTCTTTAAACAATTCGCGCAGAGGCTCGACTAATGAGAAAGCCATATCATCAGGTAAGCCGCCAACATTGTGGTGCGACTTAATCACATGCGCCTTGCCGGTTTTTGCCGCAGCTGATTCGATTACATCCGGATAGATGGTGCCCTGAGCCAAAAACTCGACATCTTTAATCTTCAAAGCTTCTCTATCGAAGATCTCGATAAATTTGTTGCCGATAACCTTACGCTTCGCTTCCGGATCACTCACTCCCTTCAGTGGTTCTAGGAAGTCATCTTCGGCGTCGGCACGAATGACCTTAACCCCCATGTTATTGGCAAACATTTCCATCACCTGTTCGCCTTCATTCTTGCGCAACAGGCCGTTGTCGACAAAAACACAGGTTAACTGTGAACCGATCGCTTTATGCAGCATCGCGGCTACCACCGAGGAATCAACACCACCCGACAACCCTAGTAGCACCTTTTTATCGCCAACCTGTTCGCGCACGCGGGCAATCGCATCTTCGATAATATTAGCCGCCGTCCACAGTCGCTCGCAGCCACAGATCGAGAGCACGAAGTGTTCAAAAATACGGTTTCCCTGCAGTGTATGCGTCACTTCTGGATGGTACTGCACACCATAAAAGCGTTTTTCCTCGCAATACATCCCGGCAATAGGGCATGAGTCCGTTGAGTTCATTTTCTCAAAACCCACCGGCATCTGCACCACTTGATCACCGTGACTCATCCACACGTCAAGAGCCGAGCTACCGTCTTCGTTGAGGTGATCAGAAATGTCGGCCAACAAGCTTGCCTCACCTTCGACCTTAACTCTGGCATAACCAAACTCATGAACATCAGAGCCAGCAACCTTGCCACCGAGCTGCTCCGCCATTGTCTGCATGCCGTAGCAGATACCAAAAACAGGGACGCCCAAATTAAACACAAGCTCAGGCGCACGTGGCGAGCCTTCGGCCGCAACAGACTCTGGACTACCAGCCAAGATGATTCCCTTCGGTGCATAGGCTTGAATATCTTCGTCACTCATATCCCAAGCATGAATCTCAGAATAAACACCAATCTCACGTATCCGACGCGCGATAAGCTGAGTGTATTGAGAACCAAAATCAAGAATCAAAATTCGTTGCGCGTGTATATCTTGTGCCACTAGAGTCATCCTCGTTATCACCAAAACCCACTATAAATTAGGCTTTAGAGATCAATAAAACTAACATTAAAATATTTTAGAACTGTATAAAAAAACGGGGCTTTGCCCCGTTTATTTTTTACCCTCGCGAAGTCGTCGGATAATTTGGCGCTTCCTTGGTAATACTCACGTCGTGAACGTGGCTCTCACTCATACCGGCACTCGACACACGAACAAACTCAGGTTTGGTGCGCATCTCTTCCATCGTCTTCGAACCGGTATAACCCATTGCCGAACTCAAGCCACCCATTAACTGATGGATTACCGCCGACAGCGGCCCCTTACAGGGAACACGCCCTTCGATCCCTTCTGGCACTAACTTTTCAGCACCTTCAGAGGCATCCTGGAAATAGCGATCACTCGAACCCTGAGTCCTAGCCATCGCTCCCAAGCTACCCATGCCGCGATATGCTTTATAGGTACGTCCTTGATATAGTTCAACCTCACCAGGTGATTCCTCAGTACCTGCCAACATCGACCCCATCATGATACAAGAGGCACCGGCAACGACAGCCTTGGCCAGATCACCGGAGAAGCGAATGCCTCCGTCGGCAATCAACGGGATACCCGTACCCTCTAAAGCTTGTGCCACATCGGCCACGGCACTGATCTGCGGTACGCCGATCCCCGTAACAATACGTGTAGTACAAATAGAACCAGGGCCAATCCCGACTTTAACACCGTCGGCGCCGGCCTCTGCCAACGCTTTGGCGGCCTTGCCTGTCGCAATATTGCCGCCGATAACATCCACCTGTGGGTAGTGTTTCTTAATCGAGGCAACACGATCGATAACATTCTTTGAGTGGCCATGAGCAGTATCAACGACCAAAACATCAACACCAGCCTCAACTAGTGCAGCGACACGATCGTCGGTATCTGCACCAACACCGACAGAAGCCCCAACCAATAGCTGTGCTTGGCTATCTTTAGCTGCCTTAGGGTAAGTCTGTGCTTTGTGGATGTCTTTCGCGGTGATCATACCGCAAAGCTTATCGCTGCCATCGACAACCAATACTTTCTCGATACGATGCTTATGCAGTAATGCCTTCACTGCCTCGCGCTCAGTTCCCTCCTTAACAGTGACGAGGTTGTCACGCGTCGTCATGATTTCCTTCACCTTAACGTCAAGGTTATTAAGATAACGAACATCACGATTGGTAACGATACCAACGAGTTCCCCCTTGTCCAGTACAGGAACACCCGAGATGTTGTACTGCTCTTTAACTGCCAACAACTCACGCAACGAAGCATCTGCTGAGATGGTAACAGGGTCTTTAACCACACCGCTTTCATGTTTTTTGACAGCACGAACTTCACGCGCCTGCTGTTCAACACTCATGCTTTTGTGGATAATGCCGATACCGCCCTCTTGTGCCATCGCGATCGCTAGACGCGCTTCGGTCACGGTATCCATGGCGGCAGAAATGAGGGGGATGTTAAGAGAGATGTTGCGTGTCAGTTGAGTTTTCAAAGACACATCTTTGGCTACAACTTCAGAATAATCTGGTACTAGTAATACGTCGTCAAACGTTAATGCTTCTTCTTTAATGCGTAGCATGAAACGGCCCCACCCGATGAAATGAAGCAAGTAATTATAACCGATGTTACAAATAACCGTAAAGCATAATCAGCCACTAATTCATGATTAAAAAGACACTACTCGACAGACTTTCCGAACGCGACATCTATACGGTGACTGAACTGAACAGTCGCGCCAAAAAACTGCTGGAAAAACACTTTTCTACAGTATGGGTAGAGGGTGAGATCTCAAACCACTCCAACCCTAGTTCTGGCCACTGGTACTTCACCCTTAAAGATAGTGGCGCCCAAGTACGCTGTGCAATGTTCAAAAAAGATAACCAATCGGTCAAGTTTAAAGTAGCTCAGGGGACGCGTGTTGTTGCTCGCGCACGCATGAGTCTTTACGAGGCAAGAGGCGATTATCAGCTTATCGTCGAACACATGGAGCCGGCCGGCATCGGTGATTTACAGCAAGCCTTTGAAGCATTAAAGAAGCTGCTCGATGAAGAAGGGCTATTTGCCCCACCATTAAAAAAGACGGTACCGATAAACCCAGCGCATATAGGTATTATTACCTCCCCCACCGGAGCCGCTATCCGAGACATACTGGCCATTTTAAAAAGACGCCAGCCAGCCATGCGCATCACCCTCTATCCAGTCAGCGTACAAGGGGATAAAGCCGGCGACGAAATCGCACAGGCCATCGCCTTTGCCAACCGTATTGCCGAACGCTTTCAAACCCCTTTGCAGGCTCTCATCGTCGGCCGTGGCGGTGGTTCATTAGAGGACCTTTGGAGCTTCAACCAAGAGCAAGTAGCCCGCGCCATCGCCGCCAGCAAACTCCCTGTCATTTCTGCCGTCGGCCACGAGATCGACTTTACCATTAGCGACTTTGTCGCCGACCTTCGCGCCCCCACCCCCTCCGCTGCCGCAGAGCTGATCAGTACCGACCAACAGGAGCAGCGTCAACAACTCATCAGCTACCGGCAGTGGCTCGGCGATATGGCTTTACAACAGCTCCGCCAGCGCCAACAGCAACTAGCTCACCTAAAGAAAAGATTGCGTCATCCCGGCCACCAACTGCAGATCTATGCGCAACGACTAGACGATCTCGAACAGCGCATACTGCGTGCGATAACTCAGAGACTCCAGCAGCAGCGCAATCAGCTTGATGTTAAACGCCTAGAATTACAGCAACACAACCCACAACGACAGCTGAATGCGCACAAAGAACGCCTTCGGCAGCTTCGATCACAGCTCCCGAAGCTAATCAGCAGCAACATCACTTCTCGGCGGCAACTACTCGATACTCAGGCACTGCTACTCAACAACCTCAGCCCCCTCGCGGTGCTCGGGCGAGGCTACTCAATCAGCAAACAGCAAGGGCGAGTCATCACTGACAGCCAGCAACTCAAGCTGGGGGATACAGTGACCACCGAGTTAGCAAAAGGTCATTTTAAAAGTACCATCGTCGAGATCAACGCAGAAAAAGCCGACAAAGCATAGTATGCTCTCGGCTATTCATTCCTAGCCAAAGAGCCCGAAACTATGTACGCCATGCTCAAGCACCTGCACATGACACTCGCCCTCCTCTCAATCATCGGCTTTATTCTACGGGGGGTGCTACTCGCCACAGGCTCCGGCCTGATGCAGAAGAAGCTACTAAAGATCGCGCCACATATTATCGACACCATACTCCTAATCACCGCCATCGGGCTCATGGTCACGATCAATAGCTATCCGTTTTATAACGCCAGCTGGCTCAGTGCCAAGTTAATCGCGCTAATCGGCTACATCGGCTTCGGCATCATCGCTTTCAAAGCTGGACGACCAATCGCCACCCGTGTCGTCACGTTCTTTGCAGCATTAGGCTGTGTCGGTTATATTCTCGCGGTGGCCATCACCAAGAACCCGACACTCGGCCTATAGCAAGCACTATCAAGCCAACACTTATCCCTCATTTTTTATCAGGATCGTTCATTTATGTGGTTTAAAAACATTCTTGTCTACCGTCTAACGTCTCCCCTTGAAGGCCTTGAAAAGCTCGAAGAACTGCTAGAAAAAAACGCTTTCCAAGGCTGTGGCAGTCAAGATATGCAGGCGCAAGGCTGG encodes:
- the purL gene encoding phosphoribosylformylglycinamidine synthase: MLILPGSSALSEFRIQKLLSRVQQQVATVTAISAEYIHFADLASDLDADEHRLLERLLSYGPRDDHGESEGELFLVVPRPGTISPWSSKATDIAHNCDLAKVKRLERGVAFYLQVAEPLTEEQRQVVQALLFDRMVEVVLGEFEQAQQLFVAEQPAPMTSVDVLVGGREALVLANRQLGLALADDEIDYLVESFIELGRNPSDVELMMFAQANSEHCRHKIFNADWTIDGEQQSHSLFKMIKNTNELGGENVLSAYSDNAAVVAGSEAGRFYSDPEDNSYGYSQEPIHILMKVETHNHPTAIAPFPGAGTGSGGEIRDEGAVGRGSKPKVGLSGYTVSNLRIPGNVQPWETDYGKPDRIVTALDIMTEGPLGGAAFNNEFGRPNICGYFRTFEEQAAGAAGVEVRGYHKPIMLAGGYGNIRADHVDKPEFDAGCKLIVLGGPAMQIGLGGGAASSMTSGSSSEDLDFASVQRQNPEIERRCQEVIDRCWAYGDTNPIAFIHDVGAGGLSNAFPELVKDGGRGGAFDLRNVPNDEPGMSPLAIWCNESQERYVLAVKPQDLARFEALCQRERCPYAVVGEATEEHHLTLGDSHFDNKPVDLPMSVLFGKAPKMSRDIVRQSYDMPELDFTGVALKDAVHRVLSLPTVASKSFLITIGDRSITGMVHRDQMVGPWQVPVADCAVTTAAFDTYAGEAMSMGERTPLALIDGPASGRMAIAEAITNIASTRIGDIKDIKLSANWMCAAGHPGEDEKLYDTVKAVGMELCPELGITIPVGKDSMSMRTAWQQEGEDKSVTAPMSLVITAFAPVLDVRKTVTPQLRSDVGDSSLLLVDLGAGKNRLGGSCLAQVYKQVGSEAADLDSGVNLRAFFVVMQQLLEAELVAAYHDRSDGGLLTTLAEMSFAGRCGVDVDLAELLATSSELAVLFNEEPGAVLQVANSDLAAVQEQFEVAGIGSLVSVIGAVSTNEAFSLRSGSTELFKDTRAGLQRVWAATSYQVQSLRDNPECAKQEFATIADGNPGLSTKLSFDSAEDVAAPYISRAVKPSIAVLREQGVNGQIEMAAAFDKAGFAAVDVHMSDLLAGKVDLANFKGLAACGGFSYGDVLGAGEGWAKSILFNDRVRDNFEQFFQRGDSFALGVCNGCQMMSNLKSLIPGAEHWPRFVRNQSEQFEARFSLLQVQDGASKLLSGMSGSHMPVAIAHGEGRAEFADEEAFAALEASGQVALRYLDNNLKVAESYPANPNGSPAGIAGVTSADGRVTIMMPHPERVFRTVQNSWSPEGSGEDSAWMRLFRNARVFAD
- the tadA gene encoding tRNA adenosine(34) deaminase TadA codes for the protein MTVEIGDELTQQAAEDQRWMTYALALAAQAAERGEVPVGAVVVQSGRVIGEGSNSPIGSCDPTAHAEVVALRQAAANTGNYRLPGATLYVTIEPCTMCSGAIIHSRIACLVYGALEPKAGVVVSQAKLLQSSYINHRLEVRGGIMAKESAELVSRFFRHRREAKKALKLKLRGDTPQR
- the guaA gene encoding glutamine-hydrolyzing GMP synthase: MAQDIHAQRILILDFGSQYTQLIARRIREIGVYSEIHAWDMSDEDIQAYAPKGIILAGSPESVAAEGSPRAPELVFNLGVPVFGICYGMQTMAEQLGGKVAGSDVHEFGYARVKVEGEASLLADISDHLNEDGSSALDVWMSHGDQVVQMPVGFEKMNSTDSCPIAGMYCEEKRFYGVQYHPEVTHTLQGNRIFEHFVLSICGCERLWTAANIIEDAIARVREQVGDKKVLLGLSGGVDSSVVAAMLHKAIGSQLTCVFVDNGLLRKNEGEQVMEMFANNMGVKVIRADAEDDFLEPLKGVSDPEAKRKVIGNKFIEIFDREALKIKDVEFLAQGTIYPDVIESAAAKTGKAHVIKSHHNVGGLPDDMAFSLVEPLRELFKDEVRKVGLELGLPYDMVYRHPFPGPGLGVRILGEVKKEYADILREADAIFMEELHASGWYHKTSQAFAVFLPVKSVGVVGDARRYEYVITLRAVETIDFMTARWAHLPYELLETVSGRIINEIAKVSRVAYDVSSKPPATIEWE
- the guaB gene encoding IMP dehydrogenase — its product is MLRIKEEALTFDDVLLVPDYSEVVAKDVSLKTQLTRNISLNIPLISAAMDTVTEARLAIAMAQEGGIGIIHKSMSVEQQAREVRAVKKHESGVVKDPVTISADASLRELLAVKEQYNISGVPVLDKGELVGIVTNRDVRYLNNLDVKVKEIMTTRDNLVTVKEGTEREAVKALLHKHRIEKVLVVDGSDKLCGMITAKDIHKAQTYPKAAKDSQAQLLVGASVGVGADTDDRVAALVEAGVDVLVVDTAHGHSKNVIDRVASIKKHYPQVDVIGGNIATGKAAKALAEAGADGVKVGIGPGSICTTRIVTGIGVPQISAVADVAQALEGTGIPLIADGGIRFSGDLAKAVVAGASCIMMGSMLAGTEESPGEVELYQGRTYKAYRGMGSLGAMARTQGSSDRYFQDASEGAEKLVPEGIEGRVPCKGPLSAVIHQLMGGLSSAMGYTGSKTMEEMRTKPEFVRVSSAGMSESHVHDVSITKEAPNYPTTSRG
- the xseA gene encoding exodeoxyribonuclease VII large subunit, which translates into the protein MIKKTLLDRLSERDIYTVTELNSRAKKLLEKHFSTVWVEGEISNHSNPSSGHWYFTLKDSGAQVRCAMFKKDNQSVKFKVAQGTRVVARARMSLYEARGDYQLIVEHMEPAGIGDLQQAFEALKKLLDEEGLFAPPLKKTVPINPAHIGIITSPTGAAIRDILAILKRRQPAMRITLYPVSVQGDKAGDEIAQAIAFANRIAERFQTPLQALIVGRGGGSLEDLWSFNQEQVARAIAASKLPVISAVGHEIDFTISDFVADLRAPTPSAAAELISTDQQEQRQQLISYRQWLGDMALQQLRQRQQQLAHLKKRLRHPGHQLQIYAQRLDDLEQRILRAITQRLQQQRNQLDVKRLELQQHNPQRQLNAHKERLRQLRSQLPKLISSNITSRRQLLDTQALLLNNLSPLAVLGRGYSISKQQGRVITDSQQLKLGDTVTTELAKGHFKSTIVEINAEKADKA
- a CDS encoding SirB2 family protein yields the protein MYAMLKHLHMTLALLSIIGFILRGVLLATGSGLMQKKLLKIAPHIIDTILLITAIGLMVTINSYPFYNASWLSAKLIALIGYIGFGIIAFKAGRPIATRVVTFFAALGCVGYILAVAITKNPTLGL